A genome region from Candidatus Protochlamydia phocaeensis includes the following:
- a CDS encoding DUF7507 domain-containing protein codes for MCILGDQYPLDLEITACCDVCEVLITTTLPEGVTYMRSQPEARVEGRNLVWQFGHINKGQTVPARIWLKCEREGDLCTCFCVKATPVAFCALLCAKPVLVCEKCGPAEVCPGDPINYTITVTNIGTCTAEDVVVVDNLPEGVEHPSCQKSLTFKLGCLEPCQTKKVNFTVTACKRGKICNTAVVSACNANQTSCEFCTCVCCCAIECQKVGPKEVPVGQNADYQITVVNTGDKSLHEVVVTDTAPSATSIVAAPGANICGKQAVWKLRELKPGERVNFNVTLTTCTPGYFVNRVNVTDCEACNSCCEFGTHWKGRPALDICITTSDNPICVGETTRFKITVVNKGQEYDSNVNVTINFPAELVPVNASGASAAQLNGQTVTFAPFPNLAPRQTLEYYVTVKANGRGDLRPKVQVSSDFIKNPITQEESLIVN; via the coding sequence ATGTGCATTCTCGGCGATCAATATCCTCTTGATCTCGAAATCACAGCTTGCTGCGATGTTTGCGAAGTTCTCATTACAACGACTCTTCCAGAAGGCGTGACTTACATGAGAAGCCAGCCAGAAGCTAGGGTAGAAGGCCGCAATCTCGTTTGGCAATTTGGCCATATCAATAAAGGACAAACTGTCCCAGCCAGAATTTGGTTAAAATGCGAAAGAGAAGGCGATCTATGCACATGCTTCTGCGTTAAGGCAACACCTGTTGCTTTCTGCGCCCTCTTGTGCGCTAAACCAGTCCTTGTTTGCGAAAAGTGCGGTCCGGCTGAAGTTTGCCCAGGCGATCCAATCAACTACACGATCACTGTCACAAACATTGGAACATGCACAGCTGAAGATGTTGTTGTCGTTGACAACCTTCCAGAAGGCGTTGAGCATCCAAGCTGCCAAAAATCTCTTACTTTCAAGCTTGGTTGCTTAGAGCCATGCCAAACAAAGAAAGTGAACTTTACAGTTACTGCTTGCAAACGCGGCAAAATCTGCAACACAGCCGTTGTATCAGCATGCAATGCTAACCAAACATCTTGTGAGTTCTGCACATGTGTTTGCTGCTGCGCAATTGAATGTCAAAAAGTTGGACCAAAAGAAGTTCCAGTTGGCCAAAATGCTGATTATCAAATCACAGTTGTTAACACAGGTGACAAATCCTTGCATGAAGTGGTTGTAACAGATACAGCACCTTCTGCAACAAGCATCGTTGCAGCTCCAGGCGCTAACATTTGTGGAAAACAAGCTGTTTGGAAGCTAAGAGAACTGAAGCCAGGCGAAAGAGTGAACTTCAACGTTACGTTGACAACTTGCACTCCTGGTTACTTCGTCAACAGAGTCAATGTAACAGACTGCGAAGCATGCAATTCTTGCTGCGAGTTTGGTACACACTGGAAAGGACGTCCAGCTCTTGATATCTGCATCACAACTTCAGATAACCCAATTTGCGTCGGTGAGACAACACGCTTTAAGATCACTGTCGTAAACAAAGGTCAAGAGTACGATTCAAATGTTAACGTAACCATTAACTTCCCAGCTGAGTTAGTTCCAGTCAATGCATCTGGTGCATCTGCAGCGCAACTTAATGGTCAAACCGTTACATTTGCTCCGTTCCCAAATCTTGCTCCTCGTCAAACACTTGAGTACTATGTCACTGTGAAGGCAAATGGCCGTGGTGACTTACGTCCAAAAGTACAAGTAAGCTCGGATTTCATTAAGAATCCAATTACACAAGAAGAAAGCTTGATTGTGAACTAA